Below is a genomic region from Carassius carassius chromosome 50, fCarCar2.1, whole genome shotgun sequence.
AAGCTGGATATCACGTTATGCATTATAAGGGAAGAAAAATGTCAGTTATTCATTCAATACTTAAAACTATTGATATAAATAGTTCAGTTTAACTCAAAACAGATAATTTACCAGATAATGCAATGCAGTGTAGTGCACAGACTGCttataatttactttaaaaattatGACTTTCTTGCTAAAAATGGTTCATTTTAATTCAAAACTGATTTTTTAACCAATACTgcattgttagcttagcaacaggCTAACATCAAACTCTACTGAAGTCAACTACAAGTTGTGTGGTGCATAGAGTTGCTTATAATTTACTTAAAATCTCTAATTTACTCCAGAAAAATAGTTCAGTTTAGCTCAAAGCAGATTATTTACCCAATATTGCATTATTATCTTAGAAGCATGCTAACATCTTACACTACTTAAATCAAGACATctagtgcatagagttgcttatAATTTACTTAAAAGTTTCCGTGACGCTTAGGATGCTGCCTCAGAAGGCAGCTGTGTAGGCAGAAGGGAGCTTGCTAATTTGTGAACCTACTGActtggaaaaaaaatacattatcacCTTTTTAGACCCAAGTAGATGAGCAAAAATGGGTAATAGGCTCCCGTCActgacagacaaacacacactgtcTGGTTTCAGAATCTGCAAGCAGACATGACACACACTCAGATTTGAGCCATTGCCAGTCAACAGAAAGCAGCAATTCAAGCTCACATGTAAATCAACAGTTAACTTACACTGCGTAATGCATTCACATAACTCTCAGTCCTCTGTTCGTCATTCAGTTCCCCGAAGCGAGGCCTCGTCCAGACCAAGTGCGCCTGACAGGTGCAACACGGCCGAAACTTTTCCACTTTGACATCATTTTGTTCACTATAATACAGATTGTCAAAAATATCATATCGTCTTCCTCAGAGACTGTTTATGTTCTGTCTTGGTTAAAGTTGAGATTTTGTCATGGATTTTGAGATTTTGTTGGCTAAACACTGCTCAAAATCAGCTTACCTGTGCGTAAGGCTGTACCAGAGACTGTAGTCATCATGGGAGACGATTAAATTCAGCTCTTCTCCTTCTGACACATTCTCCTCTGCAGACAGGAAGTAGACACTCTGCATCCAGTGATCCCTCCACTGCACATCACATgatgaaaaataatcaaacataTTTATACATCAAGCCAAAGAAAGTTTATTGTCATATCTTCCAAAGACATTcagcccaaaatgttttatttattgttcattaatacttacattttttaaattattatactgaataaaattaaacccTTTTTaggaacattttttgttttgttttgcattgtgacactattaaaaaaaattatgtcaagaaagaaaattaatattcatgaactctTTGTattgctaaattattattattttttttacataaatatttttggataaatgtaataaatgtatttaaatattaatgaaaagtATTTAGAAATCTTTACATTATTCTTATTATATATGCAAAATTTTGTGTATTACAGAAATAGATCTCATAAGAATTATTAATGACAATAATGAGAATTACAATATTCaacacaattcaaaaacaaaattaatatttatagatTTGGATGGTGTGttttaatttgcattaaaataattttaataatgggaCTAAATATAAGCTTACTTTCTTCTTtttactttgatttatttttgggaTGAAAGATtacttatttactattattaacttattacttattatataatttatttattacatatgtTTGATATTCCTACATGAATATTAATGGCTAAGCACCGGTACATACAGGGTAAGTATGAGGATCTGAGTAGTTCCAACTGGGGGCCATAGTGCACACAATGTTGCCATCAGGGTCCATGTCGATGTCCCACCAGGATAAGACCACCTGTGCTTTCCCGCTGTTGAGGGCCTTGAACTGTGCCATGTAGGACTGAGCAGCGCTGCTAACCGGTTTGCTGAAATCCACCCTAGAGTGAAAGAGTAGATGAgctacaaagaaaaaaatgaccCCAATTTAATCTAGACAGCTAAATTACATCCAGACTTGTACCTGAACATGGTGCAGATGGGCCCGAGGGGAGTGAAAGACTCTGGTGGCACCTGGCTAAGCTGGATATCACAGACAGAAGGCGCTCCTGCACATTTCACCACAGCAGGAGGGGGCAGCAGTTTGTTCCCATCCACTTCTATGGGTTGGAGCTGTGACCATTTCCACAGCATATCTGACTCCACCAGCTGGGCATAGACTGTGGCACGATGTGGCACAGCTTCACAATCTGCCTGTGCCAGTGAGAGCAACTCCATTAAACACTTAAAAGATACAGCAAAAGTTCAACTGCAATTTACAACTGTATGTACCTGGACGAGGTGCATGTGTGCATGTTCATAGCTGGGTAAAGCTCCTTCACCGATCAGCTCTGTGTCAAACAGCTCTGTGACAAGGATGTTAGCTCGTTCTTGCATGTCTCCATCtacacatacaaatacatttatatttgcaAGAATGCAATGCAAGGTGATACAGTTGATGGTTTTCAATACTATTATTTACAATATGGCACAAATTCAAGTTgattttatctttatcttttttataacttcacacatatataatatgtataataatattattaatatataaaatattaaattaaatagaattgtaaaatatcacaattaaatgtatatactttgaatatttttaattatcagtaatttaattaaaatatgtgtaatgttttaaatataaaacctaacaaattaaaatattatgtgtacacacacacacacacacacacataagtaattttattttataatttcattaatatatatagatatacataaatacacacacacatattttaatatattgtctatacaatttagtattattttatatataaactattaaaataaaaagtgtattGCAAATCTTtagaatgtgtatatatatatatgactataatttttatattttagcatatttaaaatttcataaaaatatataatttataatactgACTATGGTTGACGCACAGTGGTACACACAGTAGGtagttatacagtatattatcatatattttaatatgggTTGAAAGCTGTAATGAAGAATCAACATTTAGGACTGTAATTATCAGTTGCATCATTACCACTATATGAAAGCAATGCATTGAACCCATCTGATCTACCTGTATAATAAGCATATTGGTGGTTGTCTAACCTGGTCCAACTGTAACCTCTGTGGAGTGTTTGTTGATGACCTTGATTTTATCTGAGAAGCCGTTCCTCTCCACGATGCACGTGGCAGCCTGTGCCATGGGTTTAAATACCTGTATGGGATTCATATATTTGTCttcattcaaatgttttcttATTACTCAAAATTCAATACATGAGCATTAGTGAGCACCTCTATGGCATAACAATAATCGGCTCCAGCCGTCACAGCCATCATAGAGAGCAAACCCGTCCCAGTGCCGATGTCCAGGACCACAACCCGTTCACCGCGAGCCTTTACTCTGCTCACCGCTGCTCGAATGCCTTGGTAGTATTTCTCATTCTTAAGTACACAAAGCATAGAGATCAACGATTAGCAACATATCAGCTACTGCTTTTAAAACTGGGTGATTTTCAGTCCATATGCTTTGGAAAATATGACAattaatcttaaagggatagttcacccaagaattgaacattctatcatcatttattcattttgattttcttttttacatgaaacctaaataatttattttgcaaaCTGTCCTTCATCATAGGAGATATCATAGGAGATATATGTGTATTAATGTGTCCAACAACAATACTCACTCTGTCTTTATCATGGAGCATATCGGCATAGCAGGACCTGGGAAAGACACAGCAACTATTATCAGGATATTCCCAGATAATTTACCCCCTGTACCATAACAGGATATCACACGACTAGAATTCGATTAAATGTTATTGATAATCTAGCACTTTAAAAAAGGTTCCACGTGTAAAGAGTACTGCAAGTATTTTCACCACGTCATTtgctaatttacatttttgaaaacaaTATCATTGACGACTCCAACAAAACCAAGCAAAGTTGTCGGCGCATGGTGATGTCACATGAGATGGTTTACACACCTCGCAATCTCCTGATGGTAATCATACTCCTCGCTTTCCTCAACCCAGTCCAGCGCTCCGGTTGTTGGATTTGCACGACCGCAAAATGTCTTCATTGTCACTTCAGTTATAAGTAAACAAATTTACTGATGAATGTATATTGTATTACAATACCTAGATCGTTCACAAATAGATTAATCCAACATGATCTCACCGGGCGCAGCCATGTTTTTTTCCGTAAAGTCGCGCCCCTAAGATCACGTGGCTGCAGTTTTACGACCCCGTctataggaccctagttttttgtgacagcgccgCCTACCGAACTGGAAGATATAGCAACggttgcagtttcaggaccgcagttatAAGACCTTGGTGGTTTAGTTTGTACTACATACATagtttgaaatacatttaatctcaggagtattttttaatataatttataaaatgagtttgtttattcaaaatacatcggaggtaaaatgtaaacaatttacacaaaacaaattacaaatgtatatcaatctttaaacaactgaaaaagtGAAGTCTTAGTTTCTTGAATTATACTatatattgattaacctccttaagtTTAACTAAggagtgtgtatgtatatatatatatacatacacacacatttttatatatataattagtgcAAGAACAAAAGCACCAAAAAGACTCCCTTTTCCACCAGTTGCTGCAcatggctgtaggcttcaactctgagaatctgagagagagagagagagagagagagaatgagtgtgagagagagagagagagagagagagagagagaattaaataagaaacatttgtttaacatgttCAACTGAAATATATATCTCTGATTTAacacatattaaatgtttttgagctttttcacatttgactctcaaactctggaatagccttcctgataatgttcggtgttcagaaacactctctctgtttaaatctagattaaaaatgcatctctttcaccaagcattcaaataatgcatctcttaaattgtgactgcagttgtatctgatcaaatgtgcattcttattctttagcttgggttaaactaattaattttactttgttgcaaCAGCAGCTAtgttaatgatgtctctatttgtttctatattttggtaactaggatttacacaagctccagtacACCTGAGAAGaaatgatgctgacccctcagaggaccccagatgatgctaaccctgaatcaacaacagaactaacaaatattgctacaagtgtgactgcctcatataataattgctgttcataatgttcatcgtctgactacatcttgtattattttttctgaaaaatcctgtcatatgcacataaacagtcaccactgataagctactactaaatattgtagaaatgtaattttctgtaaagttgctttttaatggtttgtatcgtaaaaagctctatacaaatacacttgaaGTGAAATGTTGGAATTATAGAGAGAGAAAGTCAAATATATGTCCTACAATGAtcctaaccaaatccataaaattaatattggccatgcagaacatcacagaaactaacacatgataaCCATGGACTGTGTGTGTCGTAGGCCTGCAGATAAGGCTAAATTGTTACAGACTTTTAAAACTGCCGAACgacattgcaaaacaatgccaaaatgaCAGGCTAATTTGTAGTGCAACCAGGCAGTTGAATTATGAAAGGTATTTTATACTTAACTAATAAGGTAAAACAATGATTAAGCAAGTTTTCGTACTAATACAGTAAGCTCCAGGTAAATCTTACACATTTAACATCAGCATGCTTTCATGCTCatcttttaagctaaattaatgtGCTGGCTAGATTTACTTATTATAAAATGcaacaaggattcattaaatcatGGCCATGAATTAAGAAGTAGTAATTAATACATCTAGAATACGAATTCTGAATTCAAGGGAATTagttattaattcatagttagcagtttGGCTTTGTAAACTTTGCTTCGTTTAAacgtaatataataaaagttaatttaatattgGTACTCACAGTCTGATTGTCCATGTCGTCCATCTCAAATGAGTGTTTTGTCAAAAGCGATTCCGCGcccctcataggctaaagatattgcctccaccagccaatgggaaatacgttgttttgtgacagcatggcctttattcttgtgTCTGAAACAGataaacagctggtcagactcacgccatggggctgttcaatcaacataagtctttagcgctctgacagggcaaagactcagatctcctgaccccacctctgcagggggtaaagcctccaagaccacttgttgaaagcgGAAAGGGTTAGAAGCGACGTTAGGGACATAATTGggcctcggtcgcagcaatacCTTCACAGAGTctggtgcaaattccatgcacgagggtgaaacagaaagagcctgtaaatccccaactctcttgagggaggataaagccacaagaagaactgtctttagagtcaggattttatccggtatagtttccaagggctcaaacggatgccctgataaaccttgcaacacaatggataaatcccatgaaggaactcgcacagggcggaaaggtctcagccgtcacgcaccctgtataaaacgagaaaccagcggatgacggcccactgaggcaccatctatatatatgtggttagctgaaatggctgccacgtaaactttcagagtggctggcgttactccatcagagaaacggtcctgaaggaactccagtactgaagacactgggcagtaaactggatccatattacgaattccacaccaggtcgtaaacagtttccatttgaaagcgtataagcgtctcgtagaagctgctctagaattcattatagtctcggtggtttcaacagaaagaccgggacatactaactcaccccactcagaggccacgcccacagcttccatagatctggccttgggtgccaaatcatacCCTGTGCTTATGATAGTagatcctgtctgaggggaatctcccatggagagcccactaacagactgatcaggtccgcaaaccacggctgtgtgggccaccacggagccaccagcagcagctgctccactctgtccagctgtatcctggataacaccgctggaattaAACGAATCGGGGaaaaagcatacaagctggttctgggccaattgtgagctaacgcatccaagcccaggggcgatggagggcatagggagaaccacagcgggcaatgcgtagtcatgctcgacgcgaataagtccactcttACTTCTCCAAAAGTCTGCCATAAGAGGCTCACGAtttgggggtgcaacctccattccccctgctccagagtctgtctggatagcaaatccgctccaaagttcaaacgtccggggacatgaaagGCTCGGATCGACAAAATgttctgttctgagaccaaagaagaatatttctcgccagcctgcacggggggcgagagcgtaatcctccttgatgattcagataccacacaaccgctatgttgtctgacctgagcagtacatgacggccgatcagcagattcgagaagtaCTGTagagctagaaaaactgccagtaattccaacctgtttatatgccaactgcgttgtgtcgccgtccacactccgtgagctgggcgcctttgacaaacagctccccaaccggtcaaagacgcatccgtcgtgacagtctctcgggaagcacaaatccccagccgagaAGGAAATCCTTCCGGCTAGAAGGAATTTGGTTGACATCCACAGTtttattgacataacacacctccgtgtcaccgaaatcatccgatgcggaagacaacggggtgaaatgttccgacttttcgtccaccactgaaaagggtgcATATGAAGTAATCCCAGACAGATTACAGAGGATACCGCTGCcgttagacctaaaagtctgaggcacaaactcaccgtcactgtgcgacccgctttgaagtgacgcacgcatgacgcaatagactgagcgcgcgggagagatagttttgctgtcatcgcgcgagagtccaagtctattcccagaaaggttatccgttgagagggaattaaaacactcttctggaaatttgtgcataagcccaggctgtttagatgattcCGCACAAGATCccggtgagagtgtgcttgagtctgcgattgtgctaacaccagccaatcgtctaagtagttcaacacgcgaacgccctggagccgcatcGGGGCCATAGCTGCGTCCATGAATTTTGAAAAAGTACGGGGAGCCatagctaagccaaagggaagaacgcggtattgatacgctttgccctctaaagcgaatctgaggaactcatgatctgaatatgaaaatatgcgtccttcagatcgatcgtgacaaaccagttgtttggttgaatctgagacaaaatagactttagcgttaaaatcttgaatttgctcgtcctgagtgcaagattcaaacggcgtaaatccagaatgggtcgcaacccgccgtctttttttggcacaacaaaatagcggctgtaaaaacctgactccatctgagaggggtgtacttcctctatagcccctttgctcagcagagttgacatctcctgtcgcagctcCGCTATTTCCTTTGGCTTCACAACCGTGggaagaattccgcggaaaggagacgggccttttcgaaactgaatggtgtatccgtgacgaattgtgcATAACACCCATTGTGagatgccgggcaagcgttcccacgcagCCCGAAACAACATTAGTGGTTTCAAGATTTCCGCCTTTTGCAATGCTTTTATAcgcgttaaaatgtccgggcacgaaaagcttgcACCCTTCGTAAGCAGgggaagcgcatgcgtcaaattcattgcgtctcgttgtgtataatcctgaagcatgtccacggcaggaattaatccaataagatgaacatcgggctctgccgctagcgaaaaagcggcggctgtgtgagccgtcataaacgggtCGTCTTTGCCAGACCCTTGAACCGTCCCTCGGATTCTGAAAGCtgaattgcgcagagtgtctgagggaacacTCGGCATGATaactcgatccaatgctgctcgaagcgccCTTTGCGGCAAGACAGTCAATGTttgagtgtggggactgcagtgagaaggttggatgcgcaaaagcggtccaacagcgctctctagtggagggcacagtccctggcaagcagcgagagtatcaggagctgctattcggggcccgagaacgagaggcattagccGTCGAGCTCAGGTCTAACCTCTTTCGTTGTCACTGGCGAGCCGGTGGAAAAACCTTAGGACCCGAATCCttacgagggggcgccataggtgaaggctttTCTCGTGAGGCAACTcgttggcggtgagaggaggttgggCGAGAACGTGCGGGCACCTGCAGGCGTTCAACCTCCCTGGGCCTGCGAGGAATCAGCCGCAGAAGTGACATGGCGAGGGTTAGATGCGGGGGCGACATTAGAAAACACTTCTACCCTCGAGTGCAGTACTCTAAGCCACAGGCCATCACAGTGGGGAcaagaagaaaggccgctaagcacTTCCTGTGCGTGATGTAAGCCTAAGCACACTACACACCTTTCATCCCTTCTTGATGAACCTGGTACACGGTTCCTTACATTTGCGAAAattcatcgcgtccgcgaagaggagttaacactgcttGGAGAAACCGCTGAGAACGTGAGATgattcctagggcacagatgatttgctttcctgaaggaaatgaaatctgagtgaaatagtgcgcggcacccaggtatacgatgcgcaCGCATGCGTGGGGTGGTGCccagcgctatttggccaataggattggcaggatggtatagggcttcagacattcgtcacaccgaggggtgttcccatatggtgacgtcaccgcagcatcgaagtgacctatgaaagggaaccgcTGCCTCCgattgtgcaggaatacccttctccttCCCATCAGCCTTTGCCAAAATTACTTACAGTTTGTGTGTTATTCGTTGTGTTAATAACACAGAAACAGATCACAAACAAGTCGAAGTTAGGATGTTAATTTAAGGTACGTGCTTGACTTGTCCTTGTCTTTGAAATGTTGGGCCACTTTTGAAGGTAGGGGCAATCTTTTGTGTTGTTGAACATTATTTAGCTCTCACTTACAGTGTCTGGTTCCTTCCTCGTTTTTTTGTATGGAATtatatttgtttcaataataatgaacgaaactttttaaaactgaacgtaactttttcagaaactatcaaaaatatgccattaccaaataagaaaaacactatgaaaatgaaaaaaatgaactcagtcacacaaatttaacaggctcttcaaatatgcttcattctttgttaatgtttttcaaagattcgtattcgctaatcgtggatttcGCTTActtttcgcagtttttcgtttggtgttttgacactagtgatgggtcgttcgtgaatgagccgactctaagagattcttgtaggtgaacgacgggagctggctcgcatatctgaagagccgactctatttaaaaaaaatatagcctatagaaattaaatcattatgtaataatgaaataatggatgcattttattttatttaaaataattgattaattcaaagaacaaaaaaatattatattttgactgtctgatcagcctcacattctgttcctgtcaatcatacacgaggtggcatgagggaggggccgagcc
It encodes:
- the LOC132133094 gene encoding protein arginine N-methyltransferase 7, translated to MKTFCGRANPTTGALDWVEESEEYDYHQEIARSCYADMLHDKDRNEKYYQGIRAAVSRVKARGERVVVLDIGTGTGLLSMMAVTAGADYCYAIEVFKPMAQAATCIVERNGFSDKIKVINKHSTEVTVGPDGDMQERANILVTELFDTELIGEGALPSYEHAHMHLVQADCEAVPHRATVYAQLVESDMLWKWSQLQPIEVDGNKLLPPPAVVKCAGAPSVCDIQLSQVPPESFTPLGPICTMFRVDFSKPVSSAAQSYMAQFKALNSGKAQVVLSWWDIDMDPDGNIVCTMAPSWNYSDPHTYPWRDHWMQSVYFLSAEENVSEGEELNLIVSHDDYSLWYSLTHSEQNDVKVEKFRPCCTCQAHLVWTRPRFGELNDEQRTESYVNALRSILKPDSVCLSVSDGSLLPIFAHLLGSKKVFSLESSGMAKQVIEQVLHTNSLKHGVQLLGVRPEQLSLADLEGNRISVLMAEPYFSTSLLPWHSLFFWYCRTAVAQLLHPSATILPRAATLYIVAVEFQDLWRIRAACGTCEGFDVSPMDEMIQRSLDYRESLEAEPHPLWEYPCRALTKPRPVLTFDFTQCVPEQPVNSDGTVAFTGRGHCHGVALWMEYQLTEDIDVSMGLTKPVSEEGACEWNPHRKQGVFFFRSTRETSGDGREDLSYNLTFEPHTGDIKMNFSVTEP